The Cyanobacteriota bacterium region TTAACGGCGACGCTCAGCCCAGCGGGTTTGAATCGCTGTAATGGGAAATAGAGCTTGGAAATTTAGGCCTTGGGATCGATAGAGTTCAGCGCCACCTTGGAGACGATCGACTAGCGCCATCACATGATTCACAACATACCCTGCGTTCCTTAGGCAATGCACTGCTTTCATGGCAGACTGGCCTGTAGTGACCACATCTTCTAGCACCACAACGGAACTTGCGGGGGGTAAGGTTGGCCCTTCGATCTGGGCTTGGGTGCCGTGACCTTTAGCTTCTTTACGAATAATCAGGGCTGCAATGCCGTGTTGACTAAAGTCACCATAGGAATTTTGCTGATTGGCATAGGCAGCCGCCATACTAACAGCAGTGACGATCG contains the following coding sequences:
- the pyrE gene encoding orotate phosphoribosyltransferase; its protein translation is KLLDLICEIAYREGDFVLTSGQRSSYYINGKQITLHPQGMVMVGRLLFDQLPAETRAVAGLTLGADPIVTAVSMAAAYANQQNSYGDFSQHGIAALIIRKEAKGHGTQAQIEGPTLPPASSVVVLEDVVTTGQSAMKAVHCLRNAGYVVNHVMALVDRLQGGAELYRSQGLNFQALFPITAIQTRWAERRR